The DNA region GAAATTCATCCACAAGCCTTTAAGAAACCTTAGAACTTTAATTTTCTCATCTAGTGCATTGGAGAGGAGACTGtattttctgtggaaataaaTGACATTAAGTGTGCTTCTTGGAGCATTCAAGCACAAAACATGGACAGCATTAACATACCTGTTCTTCCACACACTGTTCTACAACTACACAAGCTCCCAATGTGAGAATGCTTCTAGGCAGAAGCAAAGTAGGTGCTTCTCAGCAGTCTGCTCTCTAGCTGCTTTTAGAATGGAGCAGAACTTACAGTGAAGACCCAAATTCTGACTTGCAGTCTTGGTTGTCATGGGTTCCTTGCATGTCTTTCAGCAGACTGTTTCAGCTTGGTTTTCTATTATTACCTGAATGTAAAGTTTCTGTTCAAGTGCAATTCATTCATGTTGGTAGAATCTGTTGGCTTCTTCAGTCACTGTAAAATCACCTGTCTATAATTTCTAGGCAAACTGACTAGTGCCAGCAAAGAGTCCTTGGGTTCTCATACTAGCCCAAACTCCTCACCTAATAGTGTCCATGGCTCCCGCCGTGGCAGCATTAGCAGCATAAGCAGTGTGAGCTCGGTTCTGGATGAGAAGGATGATGACCGAATCCGTTGTTGTCAGCACTGCAAAGATACCCTGTTGAAAAGAGAACAACAGATTGATGAGAGAGAATACACTCCAGAGATTGTGAAACTCTATGAGGTAAATCAAACTCTTTGCTGTTTTCATCCTCAGTGTATATATCTGCAGTTGTCACTCCTTGACTTTTGGCTTGTTATCTCATGTCCAAACTCTTTATGACTTAATACTCACTTCTGTTAGAATGGACTATTGGGTGTTTATGCCATGTAACAGATACATCTGAAATGATGGAGCCAGTTGCGGTATAGTATTTATATCCCACGATAactttaaacataattttaagaTACATCTTCATTCTTATCATCTGGAACTAACTTCTGAGGTGCCTCTCTTAAAATTGTGAACTATGTCAGCTGGGATTCCTCAGAACAATTCTTGTCTAAACCAATGATATGCTGTGCACTTCATGGATCGGCTGCACTAGAACTATAGGACTCGATGTTTTCAGCACTGTTTGTCCTCATGCTGATGGCAAATGCTTTTTTGAACCATCTATATCCATCAACAGCATATGGCTGGAACATCGTGTTCAAATATGCTTTGAAAGTGGGTACTGACGATCATCAGGTATCTTTTCAGTAGAGTCCATAAACCCCCCAGGTTAGTATTAGTGGGAGTTTCTGTTGGTGCTCTTCGTGAAGAGATTTAAGGCTAGAAGTTGTCCAAGTCATCCATTAAAACAGCTTCTGAATTCAAAATTCACCTTGCAGGGGCACAGGGAGTCTTTCTCTGTTCCTGACCATGCTTTCTGTGTTCCAAAGATAACTGGAGGGTCTCGTCGTCCTGAATAGTTAAATGGCCTTCTTCATCACAGTTAACTTTGTGCACAGGCAGCTTGAATGGTTTATGTCAGCATGTTCTTGCATTAGTGTAATAATAAGTTCTTTTTtatacattttgttttaaaaaagaaactccgACTTTGCATGGAGAAGGTTGACCAGAAGGCGCCAGAATACATAAGGATGGCAGAATCACTAAAGTAAGCCCCATTCACTGATTTTTGTTtatgaatatatgtattttttctccccaaagtgTGGGAAGGAGTAAGAAAGTGGCATGCTAAGGCTGCGAGAGTGTGTAAATTATAAGAAAAAGCAGTGTTAGGGTTATCTGTTGTCTTTTGGATGCTCGTCAAAGTAGTACTGAATTAATTATTAATGGTAACATTGCATACAGAGAAgaaacctgatttattttttaaagccgCTTCCCAGTGAGTTGCCACTGTTGTTCTTTGACATGTCATCTTTGCAAAAAGGAAGTACAAGGCTACAATTTTTGTTGTGTTAAATGAGCCTCTTCAAAAGAGTTGAAGTAGGATAGTACTGCCCTCAGCTGGATGGTATGGCTTCCAAGTAGTGCCAGCAGCAAAGGATTGTTTGAATGCTTCTCATCTGTTCTGGTGTAAAGCAAGCCACCTTCACCTGACAGTTGTTCTAAATCTGGCTGGCCTGCCCTGTGCTGCAGTGGATAAGCAGCATTCACATATCACACTTTCGTGCATAATTTCTTGCAGTAGTCTCTCACTGTGGTAACTTAAATCTCTCCAGCTATATCTGCAAGATGTTGTCAGCTTATACTTCTAGCTTGTATAGTAGAGAAATACACACATTGGTCTTGGACTATAAAGCATGTGCATTTGGGAAGTTAAAGTTAACAAGTATTTCTGTATCCGTTCTTTAGATCAGATAGTTGTAGAAGAATTAGGCTGTTGTTCATTGtaacaaaactggttttgtaaATGCACACATcccaaaaggaagaaacaagtaCAGAAGGTGAAAAACATGCTAAGCTATTACTGCTTTTTATCATGACTTCATGAGAGCTGGTTTTATGTCACTTGACAActggagaaaagtaaaaaatatgaaTATCCTGGATAATGGAAGCACATGTCAGAAAACAGACTTCTTACTCATGAAATTAAAGATTTCTGACTAGTAGTGAGTCCCAGAAACTGGAGTCACATGGGTAGTGAAGTTGCTTTTGAGAGAGTGATCCTTATCTTTTATGTTTGTGATATAAAAGGAGAGGGAAGCTAACAACTGGTGAAGAGTCTTCTCTGTAAATCCTAATTTGTTTTATCAATAAATGTGAGATTCTAGTGAAGTGCATATAATTGATTGTGTCCCTGTGTGGACAGTTGGTTACTAGCACCTTAAATATTATACGCATGTGGGGTTGTAGGCTTTTGCTTTCTGACAAATGTTAGTAGAGATAACTATTTTAATTTAATGGAATAGTTACTTAGTCAGTGTTTCTTCTGCACCCAGTCGCgtgggaaaaaaaacacaaaatagatGCGTTTGCTAAGTATGTGTGTATTTTATATGTTATTGGTAGAGTGGCATTCTTGTGTTAAAATACAATTTCTCCtataatagtaaaaaataataCAATCATAAATAAATGATCTATTAAATGTTCATGTTCAGAAAATGATTGTCATTTTCCACTTCTGTCACAAAGAAAGTGTTTTTAAACACAATGagcctgaaataaaataattcagccCCTTTAGTGTTAGCTATCCTTATCATTGCTGAATCTTGGTCATCTTGGGATAACTTCTAGTGTTGTATGTGTTGTTAGCTGGATGCATGACTTACAATAAAGTTGTATTTATTTCCTAGTGCTGGGGAGACAACCTACAATCTTGAACAAGCTAATGACTTGAGGGTGGAGATTCAAAAAGTATATGAATTTATAGATGCCTTAAGGTAAAAGATCTgtctccccacccccagcttgTATGTATCTCCCTCTGTTATGACTTCTCTGTAGTTTTTTTCAACTGTTAGTGTCTGTTTGTGTAGCATATACCTGCTTTTTCATATGGATAATCAGTTTGATCTGTTATAAATAGCATGTGAAAAGGTGTATGCTGTTCCTGTGCACCATCAATTTCTACTTCCTTTTCCAGCCTTAAAAATCATGGTTTTCTCTGCAGTGGAAATAACTAAGCACAGAGGAAACAAGTAATGGCACaagtttgttgtgttgttttgttttttgtttggtttttttttttttaaaaagtgtgggAGTGGAAAGTGTTACAACTGGTAATATCCAAAATGGATTACCTAAAAGAACATCAGAAGTTTTACATCCAATATTGTCTCTCTccccttctgttttgttttcactggCCCTTGTTTTTGAACTGATGAGGCTGTATGTTTGCTTCGATTCAGTAAGAAGATTTTGAGTCTAGGCTTGCATGAAGATCCCCAACCTCATCCTAAAACACTACAACTTCAGAGAATGATAAGATATTCAGCTACACTTTTTGTTCAGGTAAATGGAGCATATGTTATGAGCTGAATGTAAATTTTATACAGTGTTCTCTTCTTTGCCAGGCATCCCTGGGGCTTGGAACTATTTTGACAGGAGGTTTAGTTCTATACATTTTCTGTAATTCCCCTAATGACTTATGGTAGCCTTAAATGAGCTAGCTTCAATACAGATAGTGTAGTCAGAGCATCATTGAGTTTAGGGACCTAAGAGAATGTGTGAATCTTGGCTTTGTCTCTTGAAGCGTGAACCTAGCAGTAAAGTTACAGCAGCAAAGGTATGCTCAGACTTGCAGCAGTGACTGTAGTGTAGAAGTACCTTTTATTTGTTAGTGAAGTGTTCTGTTGGTGGTATCTCTCTTTTCAAGTACTTGAAAATTGGCTGAATGCCTGCAAGCAACTctgtaaatatttcaatttttgccAGGAAAAACTGCTTGGCCTAATGTCCCTGCCAACCAAAGATCAGtatgaagaaatgaagaagaGAAGACTGCATATGGTAAGGCAGGTTAAGATCTGTTACATCTTGTATCAGAGCCTCCTTCAAGGCCTTAAGCCTAGTAGCTGTTTGTGTGTGAATAGTTGCCTTTAACATtggatttcagtttttcattttttttaatgcagatcaTTCCATACCCTTTTTCAGGGATTCATGTAACACTATAATTGTATTCTGTCCAGAAAATAAGTAGGTGTGAACTGAGCAGCTGAACACTTCTAGAAAGCAGCAGTGACTTGGTTGCATATGCTGTTTCTGCTGCAGTGCATGCAGAGCAAGCCCTAAGCTAAGTACTTTAGTTTATATGGATTTTCAGAttgtgttctggagttcattTGCACAAGTAAAATTTGGAGACTTCTTTTGGTAGTGAAAAAGGACATAGTAGAGCAAGGACACCTCTTCAGAGAGAGGTTTTTTCAGTTAGGAGGGAGGACATCATTAATTGTAAACTAAACCAGCTTTATCTTGAGGTAGAAGTTGAGAAATGAGATTCATTGCACTCCAAAAGTTAATGATATCAGTGACCTTTAACACATATGTTCTATTACAGATGTCTGCATTAGTCAGATGTGATACAGTTACTGTCCAAATCAATCTAGACCACTCTTTGCACAGTTGCATTAGGCATTTTTTTGCTCTATATAAAAGCACTGTAACTGCTCCTACTTGCCCTCACATTTGTAGAGGCAGATATCATGGGATTTTCATCAATAACATCACAAACAAACTGAAGGGAAGCATTTAGGTAATAttgtgaaaataaagcattttctgcAAAGTAACCAAAAGTGCAGCTAATCCCTTTCAGTGACAGCCAGCAATGTCTAAGATCAGCTAACTACTTTTACCTATGGTTACTTAGAACAGATATTTTCAAGCTCTTAAGTGTTCTCTTACTACATGTTTTTTGTTTTAGCTGGCTCTCGAATCACAtggaaaacaagaggaaaagcagaaagattttaTCACCAGATGTACAGCCACAGTTAATGGTGATGCAACTCACCTGAAAAAAGGAACAGTCAGGAAATCTGAAGGCTGGTTGCCTACATCTAGCATatcaagagagagagagatagcaGACCCACTTCTTCAGCAGATTGACAATATCACATCCTTTATTAAGCAAGCAAAGGCAGCTAATAGGATAGATGAGGTCCATATGTTGCAAGAGAACCTGAGGCAGCTTCAGGATGAATACGATCAACAACAAACTCTGAAAGCTATCGAGCTTTCTAAAAAacaggcagaagaggaagagATGCAGAGGGAGGAACTTCAGGTCCTTCGTGAAAAAGAGTGGGAAAGAGAACAACACAAATTCATGTCTCAACATTCAAGGACACGCTCCCTAGACTTCCGAGAAGTCAAACAGCATCAGCATGAAGTTGCAAAAGAGAACTGGAACTTGACGGCACATGCATTGGATTTGGATATTACTCAGATCAAAGTGGACCCAAGTTTTGAAACTCCTGCTGTTGAGCAGCTGCCAGCTAAAGAGCACTTGATCTTCACACTCAAACCCCAGAATGTCCCACAGTGTGACAAAGACCAAGATAAGACAGCCTGTCTAAACCCCTTTGAAGATGAAGCAGATACCCCTCACTTAGAGGAAGATCTTGCTAACCCATTTGCCAAGGACACTTCTGCAATGGTTTCTTTCTCTAACACAGCTCTGCAAAGTGATAAAAAAGAATATAATCCATTTgaaaatgaggaggaggaggatgaacaAACTAATGGAGCACCTGGCAGTACTTCAAACCCTTTTGAAGAGGATGAAAATCCATTTCAAAAGCCTGGGGACAGTTGGAATTCTGGGAATCCATTTGAAGAGGGATCCTCTACCAATCCCTTTGAAGTGGAGGATGGCCATGAGATCTCTGGAGAGGAGGCTATAGAGGAAGAGCTGCTTCTCCAACAGATAGATAATATCAAAGCTTATATATTTGATGCCAAACATAGCGGACGAATGGATGAGGTGGAGGTACTGACAGAGAACTTAAAGGAATTGAAGCGCACATTagcaaagcagaaggagaaatCCAACTGCTGAATCAGCAGTACGGCTGtgtaataattattttatgtCTGCTGTTAAATGTGAGACTGTAGAGCAGATACTTATAACCAGGAGTACAGATCACAAGAGGGAATTGGGAGAATCTTGACTTTTATGCACTTTCAATTAGGCATTTCCACTACTACTCAGTCTTGGAAGAAAGAATTATTGAGATATGCTGCTGGTCTCAAATGCTTATactaagaaattttaaaataacttgttaCAACACTTTTAATGCTAACTGGTCTTATTGTGTGCTTATTTTGGTCAAAGTGGTCAAAGTGCTAATAGGGAACTATCATTTGGAAATGGTTGCAATGTTGGTTTGTCatctttccccctttctgttgTAGCATTGACCTTTCAAGTTGGGCTTTGACTAAAGAGAAATGAAGACTTTTCTAAAACTTTCGCATCCTCTGATAAGGACACAGTGCAGTGTTACAGGCTAGTTTAATTGCCTAATGGTGTTATGAGAAAGTGCTGTTAAAAGGCTACTGTGATTCTTTGAGGTGCAGAATATACAGGCTTGCAGATCAGTTTTGTGCAATGCTAATATATCAAAGGGATTTTAAGACTGAGAAGAACTTTATAACTGATCTTAATGAGTAATGTTTTAGTGTGTTTATAAAAATTCCCAAGTAAAATTTGGATGCTGTCTTTTCATCACTTTTAGTTTCCCATTTGCTCTGAGCAAAAACTACAGTGTAATAGAGCATGCCATGCTGGCTTCAGAGCCTTGCTTGTGAGACAAGAAGTATCTACTCGTTTCTGGGGAAAAGAGCATCAGGCTAGCACCATTGCAAAGTGTAATATAAAGGGTGACCCTCCAATTCCTAATTATCTTATGGAATCTCTACATTCCTTTAAATTCTCTGGGTGACAGAATGATCATGTTTGTCATATTTGTGAGACTGGAACCTTCCTTTTGTAGCATTCAAGGAACAAAAATCTTGTTTACAATGGAGAGCTGAAGTGCCACTGAACTGGAATTCTGTGAAAGCTGGGAGACGAAGTCTGTGGCTGCGATAGTGCCAAATAGCAACAATTCTCCTTCATATTTGATTCCCCTCAGAAGCTATTATGAGAATCAGGCGTGTCTGTCTTAAATAAGAAGCTCTGGATTGGAGTCATCTTGTGATCCTGTGGCCTGGACCTGTGATGCAGGAGGACTGGGCTTCTTAAGATTGGTATCAGAAATGTAGGATCACTTCAGGATTAGGTCAGCCTGTATCTTTGTAAAAGATGGAGCCTGAgctgctttgatttttgtctttgaaaggcAGAGGTCCATCATCAGGCATCAGTGTTTGaaagggtggtggggaggagtTAGTCTAAAGCGTGTATTTAAAGCTGAAATAGAGGAAAATCAGGCAGATCACACTGCATAGCACTAGTAATAGTGGGCTTACTCAGAAGTGTAAACTTTTATGGAAAGCAACATGTCTTTTAACTGTGTTTCTGATGATATATATTAACATAGCTGTAACCCAAGCATTGCATAGTATTTTAGACACACAAATAATTACGCTACCTAAAGAGCAGGAACTCTAGTTTTATTCTGCTACAAGTAAGTGGAGGTAGGGATTTGTGgaactgttgtttaaaaaaaaaaaaaaacccaaaccacctatATCCTTACCTAATAGAACACTACTAGTAACTGATCAAAATAACTTAGAGCAGCCAGTTAAGGACAGCTGATGTTCTTACTGTAGCCTAAATCTGAAGTTGAAAGGGGTGCACAACAGGTTGTCTTAAGACCATGAAGTTTTTATACTGAGATGTTTATTAGAGTTGATTGAGTCCCTGAGTGTTACTTTTGCATGAAGTGAAATGAAGAACAGAGGATTGTGAAAGGTCATAAACTAACAAAACGTGCACTGTGGCAGCAGATTTACGAaggcagcaaaaaaataaatgttaagctAGCTAAACATAATCCCTGGAATTGTTTTAACAGAAATAGCGTAAGGTAGTTACTCAAGACAGACTTGTTTGCTAGTCAAGAGGATTGCTCCCTGCACTGTAATCCAAAGCTTTTTTTggtatcaaaatgaaaaattttcagtGGCTTCAGCTTTcgcattttaaaagtgttttttccttGTTGCAACTATCCTGCCTTGTTTGTATTTTCAGTCTAATACACTAATAAAGTATCCTTATTGTACATGTAATGTATTTTTACAAGCAGATAAGACTAGCATACCTCATGATCTTTGTCAGTGTTAAATGTGATAGACTAGACATTCAATACTAAAGTCATCTCCAAAGTTGAATACCTTATGCTGGTATTTGGACTGCTGTGAGGCTCAGAAGGCACAATGGAATGAAGACATCTTAACCATAAAGCTCAATAAATAACTAGCATTGACTTTTGTTAAAACTGCATGCACTACTCTGTATGGAAACTTTGTAAACGGAGattaaataaaacatgtttattttgtgCCGTGCCTGTCCTTGACAATTCTTACAGGATGCTTGAACTGGTGTGAAATTTTGTACTTGACCATTagctcagaaatgctgaaatagaGTTTCACAGTAATTTGCATATATAAGCCTGACTTAAAGGTATGTGCAATTACCAAATTCCAAGCAATACAGTACAATCTATCATATGTTTATATACTATTATAGGTATGGTGTAGTTGTTTAGTGAGGCAGATGCTATAATGATTTAGAAGGCTTTTTTGACCATGTGCAGGAAGCAGGAGTGTTTGAGGTTAAGAGGAGTTACATGGCAGTGCTGGACTTAGAAGCATAATAGACTTGCTGGCTAGAATTTGCTGGAAGTTGATAAACCTTGACACAgtcctctggctttttttttttcctttaaaggaagACTGTTTAGGAAATTGTCTTAATTTAAGAGTAGCTTTaagtttttgttgggttttttttagggcaaTAAAGATaattgtaaaatgtatttttcaaataccAACTTACATGTTCTCCTTTACTGCTG from Accipiter gentilis chromosome 23, bAccGen1.1, whole genome shotgun sequence includes:
- the RBSN gene encoding rabenosyn-5 isoform X3 gives rise to the protein MRSHLSDFKKYRAARIDHYVVEVNKLIIRLEKLTSFDRANTESAKIRAIEKSVVPWVSDQDVPFCPDCGNKFSIRNRRHHCRLCGSIMCKKCMEVVSLPLASKLTSASKESLGSHTSPNSSPNSVHGSRRGSISSISSVSSVLDEKDDDRIRCCQHCKDTLLKREQQIDEREYTPEIVKLYEKLRLCMEKVDQKAPEYIRMAESLNAGETTYNLEQANDLRVEIQKVYEFIDALSKKILSLGLHEDPQPHPKTLQLQRMIRYSATLFVQEKLLGLMSLPTKDQYEEMKKRRLHMLALESHGKQEEKQKDFITRCTATVNGDATHLKKGTVRKSEGWLPTSSISREREIADPLLQQIDNITSFIKQAKAANRIDEVHMLQENLRQLQDEYDQQQTLKAIELSKKQAEEEEMQREELQVLREKEWEREQHKFMSQHSRTRSLDFREVKQHQHEVAKENWNLTAHALDLDITQIKVDPSFETPAVEQLPAKEHLIFTLKPQNVPQCDKDQDKTACLNPFEDEADTPHLEEDLANPFAKDTSAMVSFSNTALQSDKKEYNPFENEEEEDEQTNGAPGSTSNPFEEDENPFQKPGDSWNSGNPFEEGSSTNPFEVEDGHEISGEEAIEEELLLQQIDNIKAYIFDAKHSGRMDEVEVLTENLKELKRTLAKQKEKSNC
- the RBSN gene encoding rabenosyn-5 isoform X2, encoding MWEPQEVGAMRSHLSDFKKYRAARIDHYVVEVNKLIIRLEKLTSFDRANTESAKIRAIEKSVVPWVSDQDVPFCPDCGNKFSIRNRRHHCRLCGSIMCKKCMEVVSLPLASKLTSASKESLGSHTSPNSSPNSVHGSRRGSISSISSVSSVLDEKDDDRIRCCQHCKDTLLKREQQIDEREYTPEIVKLYEKLRLCMEKVDQKAPEYIRMAESLNAGETTYNLEQANDLRVEIQKVYEFIDALSKKILSLGLHEDPQPHPKTLQLQRMIRYSATLFVQEKLLGLMSLPTKDQYEEMKKRRLHMLALESHGKQEEKQKDFITRCTATVNGDATHLKKGTVRKSEGWLPTSSISREREIADPLLQQIDNITSFIKQAKAANRIDEVHMLQENLRQLQDEYDQQQTLKAIELSKKQAEEEEMQREELQVLREKEWEREQHKFMSQHSRTRSLDFREVKQHQHEVAKENWNLTAHALDLDITQIKVDPSFETPAVEQLPAKEHLIFTLKPQNVPQCDKDQDKTACLNPFEDEADTPHLEEDLANPFAKDTSAMVSFSNTALQSDKKEYNPFENEEEEDEQTNGAPGSTSNPFEEDENPFQKPGDSWNSGNPFEEGSSTNPFEVEDGHEISGEEAIEEELLLQQIDNIKAYIFDAKHSGRMDEVEVLTENLKELKRTLAKQKEKSNC
- the RBSN gene encoding rabenosyn-5 isoform X1; amino-acid sequence: MASGCPPPFGDPGEMREGFLCPLCLKDLQSFYQLQSHYEEEHSGEDRDVKGQLRNLVQKAKRAKKKLLKREGDDRTDSGSQERYESFSYGGVDPYMWEPQEVGAMRSHLSDFKKYRAARIDHYVVEVNKLIIRLEKLTSFDRANTESAKIRAIEKSVVPWVSDQDVPFCPDCGNKFSIRNRRHHCRLCGSIMCKKCMEVVSLPLASKLTSASKESLGSHTSPNSSPNSVHGSRRGSISSISSVSSVLDEKDDDRIRCCQHCKDTLLKREQQIDEREYTPEIVKLYEKLRLCMEKVDQKAPEYIRMAESLNAGETTYNLEQANDLRVEIQKVYEFIDALSKKILSLGLHEDPQPHPKTLQLQRMIRYSATLFVQEKLLGLMSLPTKDQYEEMKKRRLHMLALESHGKQEEKQKDFITRCTATVNGDATHLKKGTVRKSEGWLPTSSISREREIADPLLQQIDNITSFIKQAKAANRIDEVHMLQENLRQLQDEYDQQQTLKAIELSKKQAEEEEMQREELQVLREKEWEREQHKFMSQHSRTRSLDFREVKQHQHEVAKENWNLTAHALDLDITQIKVDPSFETPAVEQLPAKEHLIFTLKPQNVPQCDKDQDKTACLNPFEDEADTPHLEEDLANPFAKDTSAMVSFSNTALQSDKKEYNPFENEEEEDEQTNGAPGSTSNPFEEDENPFQKPGDSWNSGNPFEEGSSTNPFEVEDGHEISGEEAIEEELLLQQIDNIKAYIFDAKHSGRMDEVEVLTENLKELKRTLAKQKEKSNC